One window of the Megalops cyprinoides isolate fMegCyp1 chromosome 2, fMegCyp1.pri, whole genome shotgun sequence genome contains the following:
- the LOC118772998 gene encoding F-box-like/WD repeat-containing protein TBL1XR1 isoform X2: MSISSDEVNFLVYRYLQESGFSHSAFTFGIESHISQSNINGALVPPAALISIIQKGLQYVEAEVSINEDGTLFDGRPIESLSLIDAVMPDVVQTRQQAYRDKLAQQQAAAAPPATTANLQGNTKNGENTANGEENGAHALANNHADMMEVDGDVEIPQNKAMVLRGHESEVFICAWNPVSDLLASGSGDSTARIWNLSENSTSSSTQLVLRHCIREGGQDVPSNKDVTSLDWNSEGTLLATGSYDGFARIWTKDGNLASTLGQHKGPIFALKWNKKGNFILSAGVDKTTIIWDAHTGEAKQQFPFHSAPALDVDWQSNNTFASCSTDMCIHVCKLGQDRPIKTFQGHTNEVNAIKWDPTGNLLASCSDDMTLKIWSMKQDTCVHDLQAHSKEIYTIKWSPTGPGTNNPNANLMLASASFDSTVRLWDVDRGICIHTLTKHQEPVYSVAFSPDGRFLASGSFDKCVHIWNTQTGALVHSYRGTGGIFEVCWNAAGDKVGASASDGSVCVLDLRK, translated from the exons ATGAGCATAAGCAGTGATGAGGTCAACTTTCTGGTGTACAGATACCTGCAGGAGTCAG GGTTTTCTCACTCAGCCTTCACGTTTGGCATCGAGAGCCACATCAGCCAGTCCAATATAAATGGCGCCCTagtgccccctgctgctctCATCTCCATCATCCAGAAGGGCCTGCAGTATGTGGAGGCTGAAGTCAGCATCAATGAG GACGGCACGCTGTTTGATGGGCGACCGATCGAGTCCCTGTCGTTGATCGATGCGGTGATGCCGGATGTGGTACAGACGCGGCAGCAGGCCTACCGAGACAAGCTGGCACAGCAGCAAGCTGCCGCCGCACCACCCGCCACCACGGCCAACCTGCAGGGCAACACCAAGAATGGCGAAAACACGGCCAACGGGGAAGAGAACGGAGCTCATGCCTTAGCTA ACAACCATGCAGACATGATGGAGGTTGACGGGGACGTGGAGATCCCCCAGAATAAAGCCATGGTGCTGCGCGGCCACGAGTCGGAGGTGTTCATTTGCGCATGGAACCCCGTTAGTGACCTCCTTGCCTCCGG GTCCGGGGATTCCACAGCGCGCATCTGGAACCTTAGCGaaaacagcaccagcagctccaCGCAGCTCGTGCTCAGACACTGTATACGGGAAGGAGGGCAAGACGTACCAAGCAACAAAGACGTCACATCATTAGACTGGAAT AGTGAAGGTACGCTACTAGCAACAGGCTCCTATGATGGATTTGCAAGAATATGGACTAAAGATG GTAATCTTGCCAGTACCTTGGGGCAGCACAAAGGTCCTATTTTTGCTctgaaatggaataaaaaaggaaatttcatCCTTAGTGCTGGTGTAGACAAG ACAACAATCATATGGGATGCTCATACAGGAGAGGCCAAGCAACAGTTCCCCTTTCATTCAG CACCTGCACTGGATGTGGACTGGCAGAGCAACAACACGTTTGcctcctgcagcacagacatGTGCATCCACGTGTGCAAACTTGGCCAGGACAGACCCATCAAGACATTCCAAGGGCACACG AATGAAGTGAATGCAATCAAGTGGGATCCGACCGGTAACCTGCTGGCATCCTGTTCTGATGACATGACTCTGAAG ATCTGGAGTATGAAGCAAGACACCTGTGTTCATGATTTGCAAGCACACAGCAAAGAAATCTACACTATCAAATGGAGCCCCACTGGGCCTGGAACCAACAACCCCAACGCCAATCTCATGCTTGCCAG CGCGTCCTTCGACTCCACTGTTCGGTTATGGGATGTAGACCGAGGCATCTGCATACACACGCTGACCAAACACCAGGAACCCGTGTACAGCGTAGCCTTCAGCCCAGATGGCAGGTTCTTGGCCAGCGGTTCCTTTGACAAGTGTGTCCACATCTGGAACACACAG ACGGGTGCTTTAGTCCATAGCTACAGGGGAACAGGAGGCATCTTTGAAGTCTGCTGGAATGCAGCGGGCGACAAAGTGGGAGCAAGTGCATCAGATGGATCT gtgtgtgtattaGATCTGCGGAAATAA
- the LOC118772998 gene encoding F-box-like/WD repeat-containing protein TBL1XR1 isoform X1, which translates to MSISSDEVNFLVYRYLQESGFSHSAFTFGIESHISQSNINGALVPPAALISIIQKGLQYVEAEVSINEDGTLFDGRPIESLSLIDAVMPDVVQTRQQAYRDKLAQQQAAAAPPATTANLQGNTKNGENTANGEENGAHALANALGSHGCFSALTDNHADMMEVDGDVEIPQNKAMVLRGHESEVFICAWNPVSDLLASGSGDSTARIWNLSENSTSSSTQLVLRHCIREGGQDVPSNKDVTSLDWNSEGTLLATGSYDGFARIWTKDGNLASTLGQHKGPIFALKWNKKGNFILSAGVDKTTIIWDAHTGEAKQQFPFHSAPALDVDWQSNNTFASCSTDMCIHVCKLGQDRPIKTFQGHTNEVNAIKWDPTGNLLASCSDDMTLKIWSMKQDTCVHDLQAHSKEIYTIKWSPTGPGTNNPNANLMLASASFDSTVRLWDVDRGICIHTLTKHQEPVYSVAFSPDGRFLASGSFDKCVHIWNTQTGALVHSYRGTGGIFEVCWNAAGDKVGASASDGSVCVLDLRK; encoded by the exons ATGAGCATAAGCAGTGATGAGGTCAACTTTCTGGTGTACAGATACCTGCAGGAGTCAG GGTTTTCTCACTCAGCCTTCACGTTTGGCATCGAGAGCCACATCAGCCAGTCCAATATAAATGGCGCCCTagtgccccctgctgctctCATCTCCATCATCCAGAAGGGCCTGCAGTATGTGGAGGCTGAAGTCAGCATCAATGAG GACGGCACGCTGTTTGATGGGCGACCGATCGAGTCCCTGTCGTTGATCGATGCGGTGATGCCGGATGTGGTACAGACGCGGCAGCAGGCCTACCGAGACAAGCTGGCACAGCAGCAAGCTGCCGCCGCACCACCCGCCACCACGGCCAACCTGCAGGGCAACACCAAGAATGGCGAAAACACGGCCAACGGGGAAGAGAACGGAGCTCATGCCTTAGCTA ATGCTCTGGGTTCTCATGGCTGTTTCTCCGCACTAACAGACAACCATGCAGACATGATGGAGGTTGACGGGGACGTGGAGATCCCCCAGAATAAAGCCATGGTGCTGCGCGGCCACGAGTCGGAGGTGTTCATTTGCGCATGGAACCCCGTTAGTGACCTCCTTGCCTCCGG GTCCGGGGATTCCACAGCGCGCATCTGGAACCTTAGCGaaaacagcaccagcagctccaCGCAGCTCGTGCTCAGACACTGTATACGGGAAGGAGGGCAAGACGTACCAAGCAACAAAGACGTCACATCATTAGACTGGAAT AGTGAAGGTACGCTACTAGCAACAGGCTCCTATGATGGATTTGCAAGAATATGGACTAAAGATG GTAATCTTGCCAGTACCTTGGGGCAGCACAAAGGTCCTATTTTTGCTctgaaatggaataaaaaaggaaatttcatCCTTAGTGCTGGTGTAGACAAG ACAACAATCATATGGGATGCTCATACAGGAGAGGCCAAGCAACAGTTCCCCTTTCATTCAG CACCTGCACTGGATGTGGACTGGCAGAGCAACAACACGTTTGcctcctgcagcacagacatGTGCATCCACGTGTGCAAACTTGGCCAGGACAGACCCATCAAGACATTCCAAGGGCACACG AATGAAGTGAATGCAATCAAGTGGGATCCGACCGGTAACCTGCTGGCATCCTGTTCTGATGACATGACTCTGAAG ATCTGGAGTATGAAGCAAGACACCTGTGTTCATGATTTGCAAGCACACAGCAAAGAAATCTACACTATCAAATGGAGCCCCACTGGGCCTGGAACCAACAACCCCAACGCCAATCTCATGCTTGCCAG CGCGTCCTTCGACTCCACTGTTCGGTTATGGGATGTAGACCGAGGCATCTGCATACACACGCTGACCAAACACCAGGAACCCGTGTACAGCGTAGCCTTCAGCCCAGATGGCAGGTTCTTGGCCAGCGGTTCCTTTGACAAGTGTGTCCACATCTGGAACACACAG ACGGGTGCTTTAGTCCATAGCTACAGGGGAACAGGAGGCATCTTTGAAGTCTGCTGGAATGCAGCGGGCGACAAAGTGGGAGCAAGTGCATCAGATGGATCT gtgtgtgtattaGATCTGCGGAAATAA